Genomic DNA from Halorussus rarus:
ACCGCCTGGTGGGGCTTGCCGGCGAGCCGGCCCGCGGCGTACAGTCCCTCGACGCCGGTCCGCCCCCGCTCGTCGGTCTCGACGAACGCCTTCCCGCGGTCGACCAGTTCGACGGGGTCGAGCGGGTCGAGGTAGTCGGTCGCGTTCTTCGTCGCGGCGACCACGTAGTCCGTCCGGTAGCGGTCGCCGTCCGTCGTCTCGACGTCGAACCGACCGTCGACGGACTCGTCGCTGTCCGCGGCGTCGGCCACTGGGCCGCCGGCGTCCGCGTCGAACGATTCGGCGTCCGCCGCCCGCCGGACCGCCGCCACCTCCGCCTCGCGGAACTCCCCGCCCGCCTGCTCGACCTGGTCGCGCATCGAGTCCAGCAGCAGGCGGGCGTCGACGCCCGCCGGGAAGCCTGGGTAGTTCTCCAGCCGGGCGTTCCGCCGGAGGATGGACCCGCCGGCGTCGAGGACCCCGGTGACGAGGCCGTGCCGCGCGGTGTAGATAGCGGCCGAGCGCCCGGCGACGCCGCCGCCCACGATTATCAC
This window encodes:
- a CDS encoding NAD(P)/FAD-dependent oxidoreductase; this encodes MSEDQHYDVIIVGGGVAGRSAAIYTARHGLVTGVLDAGGSILRRNARLENYPGFPAGVDARLLLDSMRDQVEQAGGEFREAEVAAVRRAADAESFDADAGGPVADAADSDESVDGRFDVETTDGDRYRTDYVVAATKNATDYLDPLDPVELVDRGKAFVETDERGRTGVEGLYAAGRLAGKPHQAVVAAGHGAEVAVTLLEDDDRPFYHDWVAPEGYFTGRGREVPPGCEEIGDEERRRREDESLDAMREYFADPHPDGPENHPSVAADDE